The Sulfurimonas sp. HSL-1716 sequence GGTCGCAGACTGCACTCCGGTGCTTTTTTACGACCCCGTGCACAAAGCCATCGGCGTAGCACATGCGGGTCGTGCGGGAGCGTTTGGCAACATTGTCAAAAACGTAGTGCAGACGATGCAAAGCGAGTACGGTTCAAACCCGCAAGAGATCATCGTCTCCGTTGGCTCTGCCATCGGCGTGTGCTGTTATGAGGTCGGCGAAGAGATATATGAAGAGAGTAAAAAGGAGTTTGGTTACGCTTTTGAAAAACACGCAGGGAATTACTACCTCGACATAAACAAGATCATACTCACACAGCTAAAAGAGTGCGGCATACAAGAGGAGCACATACAAAACGACGGTGTCTGTTCCGCCTGTAACACAAAAGAGTATTTTTCATACAGAGCGGAGGGGCAGACGGGCAGGTTCGCAGGCATCTTGATGCTGAAATGATAATGACTTTAAGATGAGGAGTTTGTTATGAAGGTACTACTCACGGGTGCAAACGGATACATAGGCAGGCGGTTAAAACAACATCTTTTAAAAAACCGAGAAGTCCAGCTAAGAATCTTTGTGCGGAATAAAAAAAGTCTTTCTCCTGAAGTGCTTGCAGTGCATGAGATCATAGAGGGTGACACATTCGATAAAGAAGCGCTAAGAAATGCACTAGAAGGTGTAGACACGGCTTATTATCTTATCCATTCGCTCAACAAACCAAACTACAAAGAACTCGACAAACTTTCAGCCCAAAACTTCATAGACACAGCGACGGCATGCGGAGTAAAAAGAGTGGTATATCTTGGCGGTCTTGGTGTAAAAAACAGCGATACGAGCGAACATCTTTTGAGCAGGCTCGAAACAGGAGAGATACTAAGCTCTTCAAAAACGACACAGACTCTCTGGATCAGAGCGGGCGTGATCATCGGTTCGGGAAGTGCAAGCTTTGAGATCATCCGTCATCTTGTAGAAAAACTCCCGGTACTCATAACTCCCAAGTGGGTCGATACTCTCGCACAGCCCATTGCAGTCGATGATGTTATCGACTATCTTGCTTCATCTTTGTATCTTAAATACGACAAAAACCTCATTGTTGATATCGGCTCCGAAAAGATGCCCTATAGGGAAATGATGCTTCAAACCGCAAAGGCTCTGGGTCTGAAAAGGTACCTTCTTCCTGTACCCTTTATGAGCATCAATCTTTCATCTTATTGGCTCAATCTTTTCACTCCCGTTCCGTTTAAGGTCGCAAAAGCACTTATAGAAGGGTTGAGATCGGAAGTCGTGATACAAAATGACAATGCGCAAAAATATTATCCGCATATCAAGCCGATGGCCTATGTTCAAGCCGTGCAAAAAGCTGTGGATGAGATAGAACAACAACAGGTCATCAGCAGATGGAGCGACGCAGACGGAACCATGTGGGATAAAGCACATGCAAAGCAGATAAACGATGCAGTTTTTGTGGACAGGCAGGAGGCAAGCATAGACGGTTACGATAAAGAAAAAGTTTTTAAAACCATCACTTCCCTCGGCGGAGGGCACGGATGGTATGACTACGACTTTTTGTGGGAGATACGAGGTGTTATCGATAAGATTCTCGGCGGCGCAGGACTCAACAGGGGAAGAAGAGATATCTGCGATCTGAGATTGGGCGAGTGTGTGGATTTTTGGAGGGTGGAAGATATAGAACCAAACCAAAGACTTCTGCTGTTCGCGCAGATGAAACTCCCCGGACAAGCTTGGTTGGAGTTTAAGATAATCGACAACAGGCTCATCCAGTCCGCATATTTCTACCCTAGAGGAATATGGGGCAGAATCTACTGGTATGCCATGAAGCCTATGCACTTCTTTATTTTTAAAAACATGATAAAGGGGATATTAAACGAGAGCGCTCAAAGAGAGTAGCTCAACGCATATTGTCTAGCATCAAGTGTGAGGCTGCTATATGCGCGAAGTTTTACAAAGCAGAGGGCAGACGGGCAGGTTCGCAGGCATCTTGATGCTCAAATGACTATTCCGTTATACGTTCCGCTATCTCTTTGAACTTCTCTTTTATCTCGATGAAGATATCTATGAGCACGGGATCGAAATGCGTTCCTTTGCCTTCGATGATGATCTTCTCGGCTTCTTCGTAGCTAAACCCCTCTTTGTAGCATCGTTTGCTTATAAGTGCGTCATACACGTCAGAGACAGCCATCAGGCGTGCTTCAAGAGGTATCTCCTCTTTTTTCAGACCGACGGGGTAACCGCTTCCGTCCCATTTTTCATGGTGGTAGTAGGCTATGTTGTAGGCTATCTTTAAAAACTCGTTCTCTTCGTTGCCCTCTATGGCGTGTTCGAGGATGTTTTTGCCCAGCGTCGTATGAGTCTTCATGATCTCGAACTCCTCTTCGGTCAACTTCCCCGGTTTTTGCAGTATCTTGTCGGGGATCCCGACTTTGCCTATATCATGCAAAGGCGCAGCCCTGAACATAAGGTCTCTGAAATTCTTTGTCAGCTTGTCTTTGCACATCTTGTTCGTGTGCATATGATCCACCAGAAGCGCTATATAGTTCTTCGTCCGTAAAATATGCGCACCCGTGTCCGTATCTCTTGTCTCGGCGACCAGCGCCATGTTGTCCAGAGTCGCAGAATGCGCCTTGACAAGATCTTGTATAAACTTCTGCCTGTCTTTGTAGTCGATGATAATGACGATGACGTTTACGATAAAGAAGTAGATGCCAAAAGGGATCAGAAAGTATCCCGACGAGATGTAGACGTTGCGGTCCAGATAGTAGACCCCGAGAAAATATTCGATCACGATCGCCGATGAAAAGAGGATGAAAAGTTTTAAGTAATCCCTTTCTATCAGCAGATATACCAGCAGAAACGATAACAACATCGAAACAAAGAAACTGACCTTTTTAAGGAGTTCGGGCTGGTATTTCAGAGTGTCGTTCATGATATTGTCTATCAGAGCCGCATGGACGAACACGCCTGGGATCGTACGTGAAGCGGAGATCATGTACCTGTCATGCAGACCTACCGCCGATGTGCCTATGAGGACAAACTTTCCTTTTAGTTTTGTCAGGTCGGTATGACCGCTGAGAACGTCCACGGCCGAGAGGACGCGGTAATCTTTCGTATTGTGAAAATCAAGCAGCACCTCGGCGTTTTTCCCCATATGAAAACTCTGCCCTAGGACCGATATCTTGTCATCGGCGACACTCAATCTGTCCACGCTTGAAAGGGTCGCGAGTCCCAAAGAAGGAATGACCCTGTCGTGGTACTTTATGAAGAGCGATGTTCTTCTGAAGATGCCGTCGGCATCTCTTTGTGAGTTTATGAAACCTATGCTAAAAGCCTCTTTTTGAAGTTCTCGGATATTGCACAGCATATAGCTCGCTTCGATATATTTCTGCGAAGAAGAAGAGGGAAGGATGTTGTTTTGGGGGATGAAACAGCGGCCGTTAGGGTGTATCTTGTTGCTCAGATAGACCGGCAGGACGGTTTTCGTCTCTTTTAGTATCTGGGCAAAGAGCTTGTCGTTATCCATAAGCGCATCTGGGAGTCCGTCTATTTTGATCTTTGTCGAAAAGTACTTGTCATAAAAGGAGAGCATCTCTTTTGGGGAGGTTTTGTCATGTTCTGGGAAGATGATGTCAAAACCTATGCTGGCAGGCTTTTGAGAGGCGATCGTCTTTACGAGATTTGCCAGTATCACCCGCGACCACGGCCACTGTCCCAATGCAGCCAGACTTTTCTCATCGACATCGATGATGACAACGGGCGCCTGCGTTTCTTTGTCATATAATTCGGCTGCTTTGTATGTGTAGTCATAGATCTTAAGATCGTAGTACTCTATGACACCGCTGTAAAATACCGCCGCATATATGACAACGGTAAAGAGAAACCCCAAAAGAAGCGTCGACTTTTTCATCTAGGTCATCTTATGAGCAGTTCTACCCTGCGGTTTTTCTCTTCGGAGACGTTGTCTCCGGTCGGTACCAGCAGATTTGACTCTCCGTAAGATTCCACATGCAGTTTGAGGATATCTACGCTTTGTGACTGGATCCACTCTTTAACGCTGTTGGCTCTCTCTAAAGACAACACTACGTTGTGTTCGGCGGAGCCCTTCGTATCGGTATGCCCGATAATATTTACCTCACAAGGCATCCTGTCTTTAATGTCTTTGAGTATCTGCGGAAGTTTCGCTTTGGACTCGTCCGTCAACTCGTTTGAATCGTTTTTAAAATACAGCAGCACGCTTATGGGTTTTAAAGGCGCACTTGCGATCGCGCCTTTAAATCTGCTTTGTATCTGCTCTTTTGTCATCACTTTTACGCTGCTCGGAGCGCTGTTTTGCGATGAGAGGCTTACGTATGAGCCCGGCTTGTCAAGAACGACCGAACCCTTTTTTGTCTTTACGACGATGGCGTTCTCTGCTTTTCCGTTATCTGCAAGTACTACGGTCGTGGTCGGATTGCTCATCATCCCGGCTATCAATATCCCCAGCCATGCGATCATTACTATCGGTTCCATTACCTGACCTCCACATAAAACTTCGTACCGCGTATCCCGATGGTCCCTTCGGGGACTTTGAATTTTACGGACTGAGGGGAAAGTTCGCTGATCTTGCCCGACTCAAAGGATGCGACCCCTTTGTGCAGGTCTATATCAAACTTGTAATCTTTTTCGACAGGTTTGAAAAGATACTGGTCTATGGAAAGGACGCTTTTTTCACCCAGCGACACGATGGTGCCGTCATGAAATATGACCCCTATGCTGCTGTGAAGCCGTGTTATGAGGGTATCGCCGACTTGAAGCTGATCGCCGATCTTTAGTTTGACCATTTCACTCTTTCTTTTAGCGAAGACTTCACCGTCGAGCTTTTTGACAATAGCGATATCCGCTGAGAACAGGCAGGAGATGAAGAGAAGCATTAACAAGGATACTCGTAGCATAAATAACCTCTATTAATCTTGGAATAAGTACACATTATACTCTCATTTTCTTTGTTTTTTTTAAGATTTTTGATTTAATGAACTCTTCTGTGAACTTTAGCATGTTCTTGTAGTGGTCGCCGTGCCAGTACACCCTGCCGCACTCTTTGCACTTTTCAAAGGTGTCGAAATACTTTCTGGTCTTAGCTTTGAGCTCTTCGATGACTTCCAGCTTCTCTATTTTTTCAAGCTCGCCATTACACTTGATGCATCTGCTGAGCGGCTTGGTCTTGTCAAAAAGCTTGTAGTGGTGAAATATCTCTTTTAACTGCTCCTCATACCCTGCATGGACAAGATACAAAGCGTCGTGATGTTTCATCCTCTGGTAGAGTATCTTGTCGCTCGTGAGAAGAAAACGCTCCTCTTTTTGCGCGATCTCTATGATGTCGTCATCGTCTATGCTCTGAAAGTAAAGTGTGTCAAAGCCGAATATCCGCAGATACTTGGCGATCTTTCCCAAATGGCAGTCGGCTATGAATTTCATGGGATTATTATAGCTTATATGAAAGTTCAAACTACTTTGGAAATGTGAATTTAATGATACAATTATCTAACCTCTTGTTCGTTATAAAAGGAAAGTGACCTATGATCCCGTTTAACTATCTAGGATTTGTCTTTAAACACTTTAGCTCCTCTTTATACCCAAAGAAGGTGGTGGAAGAACTTTGCATGTTCATAAAACCGTTATGTGACGAAGCATCCGTTTTAGACATCGGAGCAGGGACAGGAATGATGTGCGAGTTCGCATACAGATGCAATCCCAAGCTGAGATATGTAGCAGTAGACCCGGCGAAGGGTATGCTCAAATATACCGAGGAGTATGTAGAAGTACATACGGCAACTGCAGAAGCGCTGCCTTTTGATGATGATAGTTTTGATGCCGTACTCATGGGAGAATCACTACACCATCTTACTGATCCGGATATGGCTATGAAAGAAGTTGTAAGGGTTCTCAAAAAAAACGGAAAACTCTTTATTTATGATTTTGATAAGGGAACGTTTTTGGGCAAGAGCCTCTGGGCTATGGAAAAACTTCTCGGTGAACCTGCTCATTTTTATGAGGTACATGCACTAAAAAAGATGCTTGAAGAGCATGGTTTTCATGTACATGTAAGTCAACATAAGTGGCGTTACAGTGTAAGTGCTGCTTTATAAATATCTTATCTTTTGCAGATACTTAGCGATCTTCCCTAAATGGCAGTCAGCTATGAATTTCATGGGGTGATTATAGCTTATATAAGAATTTATTTTATATATAGTAAAATAGATTTAAATTATCTTGTAAAATTCAAGTTAATAAAAGGAAATGGGTATGCCCAAAAATATTAAAGATGGAAAGTTATTATATCATTTGACTGCTTTGTCGAATATGGATTCAATTTTAAGAGATGGTTTGAAAGCTAGATCAAATTTGAGTAGTGATTTTAAAGATGTTGCTGAACAAGACATAATAGATTTTAGAAATAAACATAAGATATCTTACCTGATTCCTTTCCATTTTTTCTTAGGTACACCATTTGCTGGAAGAGTTCAAATGAATCATCCAGACGAAGAATTTGTATATATTACCATTCGTAGAAGAATTGCAGCTAATAAAGAAAATGATTTCAGAATCTTCCCGACACATCCTAAACATATGAATCCTTTAGTAAGTTATGATTATGAAGAGGGAATTGAAAAAATTGATTGGGAATTAATGAACGAACGAGAGTATTCTAATCCAGAATGTAAAGAAGTTTGTATGGCAGAATGTGTAGCTAATCATGAAGCTATTTTACCAGGAGCGTTCCAGTCGATTATTGTCAAGTCTGAAACAACAAAAAAATACATACAAGAGTTATACCAAAGTATTTACGGTAATAGTCCTTCTTTCTTTATAAATGTACAAGCTCAGTCTTTTAAAGGACATTAATTACAATGTATACATTAACAACTGGAAATATTTTAGAAAGTGAAGCTGAGTGTTTAGTCAATACTGTGAATTGTGAAGGATTCATGGGAAAAGGGCTTGCCTATCAGTTTAAAAATAAATTTCCTCTAACTAATGAATCTTATATGAAAGCTTGTAAAAGTCATGAATTACATCCTGGAAAATTACATTATTTTTTTGAAAATGAAAAATTAATTATTAATTTTCCTACAAAAGATAAATGGCGAGAAAAATCTAAGATAGAATATATTGAAAATGGTATGAAAGCCTTAGTAGACTTATTAAAAGAAAAAAATATTCAATCAATAGCGATCCCACCATTAGGAAGTGGAAATGGTGGATTGAACTGGAAAGAAGTCAAAAAAGTTATAGAAAGTTATATATTTCCTCTTTCAAAAGAAAAGGATATATATGTGTATGAACCTGCATTAATGTATAAGGCAGATGTAAAGAAAGCTCCAAAGTTAACAATGTCTCATATGATATTGATGACCATTAAAAAAGAATTAGATAAGTTCTCAAAAATAAGATTACAAAAAGCTGCTTTCTTTATTAATGTTTTAAGTAGAAAAGATTATTTTAAATTTCAAGCACATCACTATGGTCCATATTCATATGCAATAGATATATTGTCAAGAGACATTAAAGAGTTTCAAGAATTTCATAAATTTCAAACAGAAAAAGCATTAGCAGTAGCTCATCAAACTTTAACTAGTGAGAAAATGGAAAAAGAATTGTCAATGTTTTTACCTTTCATTAAAAAAGCTGCAAAACTAGTTAATTCATATTCATCCAATGAAAAATTAGAATTAATAGCCACAGTTTGTTTTATTATTTTAAATAATCAAAACATAAATGAAGTGGAAGTTATCAAAAAGCTCCATGAATGGTCTGAAAAGAAAAAAAATAAGTTTTCTCAAACTGATATTTCAAATGCTATTAATGAATTGTTGAATTTAAATATTATACGTAAAGATATTCTTGGAAATTATAGTATAAATTATAGTCATTAAACTTTTTATCACAACTCCACAATCCGCTCAAACATCTCTTTTATCTCCATCTCGTGGCTTATCAGAAATATTTGTCGGTATTGCTCTTTGATGGTGTGGAATGCTTCTAGTATCTCCATCCGTCTGTTTTCGTCCTGACTTCCAAACACCTCGTCAAATGCCAAAAACTCTACGCTTGAAGCACCACTGAGTTCCGTGAGGGTCTTTGAGATGGCGATGCGCAGGACTAGGTTCGCGAGGTCTACCTCTCCGCCTGAAAATCGCTCGATCGGGTACTTTTTGCCCTCGTCGTAGATGAAGAAGTCAAAGTCGTTGCTCACCTCTATGTGCTGGTACTTGCCTTTGGTGATGCGTGCGTACATCTCCGAGGCGATGCTCGATATCCTCGGTGCTACCTGAGAGTTGAGACGGGTCTTGAACTCGGCTAGGCTTGTCTTGATCTTTTCAAAGTCCGTGAGGTCGTCTTTTTTGCCTTGCACCTTTTTGAGCTGTGCGTCGTTGTTGTCCAGAGAGTTTTGGATGCTCTTTATCTCCCCTTCGATGCGTGCTATCTGCACCTTTAACTCGTTTATGACCGCCGTTTTCTCATCTATGGTCTTTATGATGGCATCGTGCTCTTCAAGTGTCTTTTCGTGCTGTTTTTCATCGTAGATGATGCTTTTAAACTCCGTGTCTTTGTTCTTACATGTAAGGGCTAGCTCGGCTATCTTTTTGTTGACGTTCTCCAAGTCCGACTTCACAAGCACGAGGCGTTTTAGCTCCGTCTCTAGGCTGAGTGCGTGTTTGTACTGCGGCTCTATGGCGCTAAGGCTGTTTTTGAGTTCATTGTGCAGTTTCTCGTCGTAGCTGTAGGCTTCGAGTGCTTTTAGTTCCTCTTTGTTCTTTACACCTTTTTGCTCCACTTGGGTGAAGTGCTCTTTTGCTTTTTTGAGGTCTATGAGCTTGCTCTCTATGATCTTTATCTTGCCGCTCAGCTCTGCGAACTCTTTGTCTTTGAGCTTTTTTTGTGCTTCGAGGTCGGCTTTTTGGGTCTGTACGGCTAAGAGCTGTTTTTTGTACTCGTCTACCTTTTTTTTGTGGGTGTTGTTGACGATGTCTACAAGCGACTTGATGACGTTGTCATACTCCTCTAAAAGCGGTCTTGTACATGTAGGACAAGCCGACTCGCTTCCGAGCTCCTTGAGGTTTGCTATCTTGGCGTTTGTTCTGTCTATGAGCTTCTGTTCGCCCGCCATCTCTGCAAGGAGTTCGCGCTCTATGGTGTGCTTGACCTCTATGTTGTCTTGACGTATGGAGAGCTCCTGCTCCAGGTTTTTTGCATCGAAGGTGAACTGCTCATACATCTCGCACTCTTTTTCAAGTACATGGATGTCGGCTTTTGACTTGTGCCACTCGTCCGTGAGGGCTTTTTGCTCTTTGAGGATACCCTCTTTTTTGAGGTGGAACTCTCTGAGCTGTTCTTGCTGTTTGATCTGCTCTTGCAGCTGTGTGAACTGCGCTTTTTGAGGTTCGAGTGTCTTTAGTTCGGCTTGTTTGTGCTCGAGCTGATGCAGTTCCGCCGTGAGCTTGACATGGTTCATTACCTCGGAGTCGTGTGCCTGCTGGGCGCGTTCAAACTCTGCAAAGAGCTTTTGTTTCTGCTCTTTTGTCTTGGTAAGGAGGGAGAGCTCTTGTTTAAGATGCTGTTCTCTTTGTCTGATGTGAGAGAGTTCTTCGCTCTTGCTCTTCTCATCTTTTAAAAGAGCAGACTTGCTCGCTTCATCGGCTTTTATCTGCTCGAGCTTCTGTTTTATCTCATCATCGCCGAGGAATACCTCTTTAAACGCTTCTATCTCGCGTTTGAGCTGACGGCTCTTTTCTATGAGGCTGTTTTCTACGAAGTCTATTTTCTCCAGCCCCAAGAGCTTACGTATCATCCTCTTTCTGTCTTCATTTTTAAGAGTGCTCAGGCTTGTGAGCTCTTTTTGGGAAGCGAAGAGGGTGTGCATGAAGGCGTCTTTGCTCATCTTGGTTATCTTGACGATGGAGGAGGTCACCTCTTTTGCTCCGCTTGTTATGAGCTCTTCGTTTTTAAAGAGTTTGGCGTTTGCGGTGAGTGTCTTTCCTCGAAACTCTCTAACGACCCTGAATGTCGCACCCTCATACTCAAACACAAGTTCCACTACGACAGCGTCTTTTGCAGAAGCGTCGGCGTTACGTATGAGATCTTTGTTTCCTCGGCTTTTCATCTCGCCGTAGAGGGCTAAAAGGATCGCTTCAAAGATGGTGGACTTTCCGCTTCCGTTCTTGCCGATGATCCCCACAAGCCCCTCGCCGAACTCGATGTCAAAAGCGGTGTACTTTTTGAAGTTTTCCAAGTGGAGGCTAGAGAGTATCATCTGCTGCCTCCTCATACTCTGCAAAGAGCTCTTGGACTTTGTGTTTAAGTCTTTCAAACTCCTTCTCTTTGCTATCCTCTTTGATGTGTTCGAGAAAAAACTCTTCTAAAGAAAGTGCTTCGACATCACGGGCAGTGCTTTCGTTTGTTCCCTGTTTAAACTCCCGTTTGACGCTTACATGTAAGGCATCAGGAAATAGTTCTTTTATGGCGGAGTTTTGGATGTCTATGGACTGCAACGCGGTAAGGTTTGTAAGACGTATCTCCACAAGCGCATCTTTGACGTCGCTTGTGTCGAGCTTTGAGACGGAGCTTTCATACTCCTCGCAGTCTATCTCTTTTTGCACTATGGGGCGGATGGCTATCTCTTTGTATTCCACCGACAAAGTCTCTTTTAACGTGAGAAGGACAAACCCTTTGGAGTTGCGTTTGTCGCCCAGACTTGTGCGCTCGATCGAACCGCTGTAATAGACGTTCTCATGTTTGCCGACCTTTCCAAAACCGTGCCAGTGACCAAGAGCCACGTAGTCCATCATCTTGAAGATGTACTCTTTATCACTTGGGTAGACCCACTCGCCAAACTCCTGCATCAGGTAAAATGCGCCCACGGAGCAGTGCATCATCATGATGTTCTTTTTGCTTTTGTCTATGTTTGCTTCGCAGAGTTCTATCTGCGAGAGAGCCTTTGTCTCGTCGTTCATGTGGGGCAGGGTGTGAAAGAGGACATCGCTAAATGCCACCTTTTTATATGCCTGCTCGTAGGAAAGATAGACGTTTTTAAAGTTCTCGAATATCTTGAGTATGGGTGAGCTTAGATTTGTTCTGGGCGTAGAGTGGTTTCCCGCTATAAGGATGAAGGGGATGTCAAGAGAGTCTATGATCTTAAACTGTTCAAGTGCAAATGTGATGGCGCGGTTTGACGGGTGTGAGCGGTGAAAAAGGTCGCCCGTGTGGATGATGTAATCTGGTTTTATCTCTTTGATCTGCTCTACTACCTGAGAGAAAGCGTCGTAAAAGTCCGCTTCCCTTTGGTTGATGTTGTCATCGTTTAAGACATCGAGGTCGTTAAAACCCAGATGCGTGTCGCTAAAGTGTATGATCTTCAAAACAGCTTCCCGATAGAGTTTTAAACATTCTACCTAAAAGTTCGGATTATTTAAAGATTTTTGAAAGAATTGTAAATACGAGGCTTAGCATGACACTGAGAAGTATCATGCTAGTGATAGGAAAATAAAAGCTGAAGTTTTCTTTTTTTACGACGATGTCTCCGGGAAGTTGAAACAGATTTCCCTTGAACAGGAAAGCCAAGACTCCCAAGATGATGAAGACGATGCCTATCGCAAAAAAGATCTTATACATCTATTTTTTCCCGAAAAATTTCTGAAAGAATCCTTCGATGAAACGTATTTTCGTTCGGCTGATAGCTAGGCTTCCGCTTGGCACTTTTCCGCTTGTCACTGTCGTTCCTGCGGCTATCATCACGTCGTCTTCTATCTCTACGGGTGCGACGAGCTGGCTGTCGCTTCCCACGAAAACGTTCTTGCCTATCTTAGTCTTGTGTTTTTTGATGCCGTCGTAGTTGCATGTGATGACGCCCGCGCCGATGTTCGTACCCTCATCCACCTCGCTGTCGCCGATGTAGCTCAGGTGTCCCGCTTTTACGCCTTTGAGCGTACTTTTCTTGACCTCTACGAAGTTGCCGATATGCGTACCCTCGATGTGTGAAGCCGGGCGCAGATGCGCCAAAGGCCCTACATCCGAGTCGATGACGACGGAGTCTTCTATGACGCTTGAAGACTTGATGATGGAGTTTTTGATGAGGCTCTCACCCGTAATGCGGCAGTTGTTCTCCACCAGACACTCTCCAAAAAACTGTACTCCCTCTTCGATGTAGATAGTATGCGGAAGGTTCATGCTCACACCCTCTGTCATCCACTTGTTTTTTATGCGCTCTTGCATGATTATTTCCGCGCTTGCAAGGTCGAGCTTGGAGTTTACGCCTTTGAAATGCTCCTCGTCTACCAAAAGAGGCTTGATGACAAGTCCGTCCTCTTTTGCCATCTTAATGATGTCCGTGAGGTAGTATTCGCTTTGCGCATTATTGTTTTCAAGACGCGGTATATAAGTATCCAAGACCTCTTTTTTAAAAGAGTATATTCCCGCGTTAACTTGAGTAATGGCAATCTCATACCCGTTTGCGTCCTTTTGTTCGACGATGTAGCTGACTTCGCCGTTTTCTATCTTCACGCGGCCGTAACCGCTCGGGTCTTCGAGATCGAAAATGGAAAGTACGATGTCCGCTCTTGCATCCAGAAAACCTTGCAATGACTCTGCGGTAATGAGCGGCATATCTCCGTTAAGCACGAGTACATGAGAGTTTTTTGCCGTGATGTTTCTCATCGCTCCGCCCGTACCCGGAAAGTTTACGTCGTCTTGTTCTATGAAGTTTATGTCGGGAAAATATTTTTTTATCTCCTGCTCCACTGCGTCTTTTTGGTGTGCTACGACGATGCTCACGTCATCGCTCACCTTTAGGGACTCTTTTACGATGTGGTAAAGCATAGGTTTGCCGCTGATGTTGTGCAGGACTTTTGCTTTGTTCGACTTCATACGGCTGCCTTTTCCCGCAGCGAGGATGACTATGGAGATATTGTTCATTATTTATACTTTTTATTAGACTTCTTGCATAACCCCTGATAACCTCAGAGAGCTAAAAAGCGGTAAGGATAACAAGGGTTTTGCAAGAAGTCTATGGAATTTTATAAGTGTGATTATACTATAATTGCGTAATTGAATAGTTAAGAAGGCAGCCACAAATATGCAAGCAGTAGTCGACTCGCTAAGAGAAAACGGTAACTTATACAAAAAAATGGTAGAGATAAAACCTTCTCAGCTGGGCGTGAGAAACAGGATAAAGATATATCATGCGACAGACACAAGAGGGTATTTTACCGCCATATTCGCAGTCTCTCAGACAAGCAGGCTGCTTATGAAAGATGTCAAAAAATTTGAGGAGATCTACCAAAAGCTCATCATATTCAGCGATCACGGCTTCAAATTCAAAGTCCTTTTTATCGATGCGCCGTTATGCTCAAAAGCCAGAGAAGCTTTTTTAAGCTGCGGGTGGAGTCTACAAGATTGACTCTCTGCGATATAGGAAACACGACGTTCGATTTTTATCGTGAGGGCGTAAAAGAGAAGATAGCCACAGCCGACTACGAGCTGAAAAAGAGCGAAGAGAAGATATTTTATATCTGCGTGAACGAGAAGGTAGGACAAGAGCTGAAAAACTTTCCAAACTGGATAGACCTCAAAGCCTTTGTAGACATGAAAAAATACTATGAGACAATGGGCATAGACCGCATAGCGGTATGCGAGTCAATAGAAAACGGCGTTGTCATAGATGCGGGAAGCGCCATCACGGTAGATGTAGTGAGAAAGGGTGCGTTTGTCGGCGGATACATAGCTCTGGGATTGAGTGCAAGCCATAAAGCGTACACCGGGATATCGCCGAGGCTGGATTACTCATATAACTTTGAGATAGATTTGGATAAAATACCGAAA is a genomic window containing:
- the pgeF gene encoding peptidoglycan editing factor PgeF; this encodes MIEKFTEVLCRFSTRDEGGNLAFHVGDDIKAVDANHALLAQKLGYNKDVLVHMKQIHSDIVHVVTPKDTFHTPPTCDALVTNRKNVPLMVMVADCTPVLFYDPVHKAIGVAHAGRAGAFGNIVKNVVQTMQSEYGSNPQEIIVSVGSAIGVCCYEVGEEIYEESKKEFGYAFEKHAGNYYLDINKIILTQLKECGIQEEHIQNDGVCSACNTKEYFSYRAEGQTGRFAGILMLK
- a CDS encoding SDR family oxidoreductase, with product MKVLLTGANGYIGRRLKQHLLKNREVQLRIFVRNKKSLSPEVLAVHEIIEGDTFDKEALRNALEGVDTAYYLIHSLNKPNYKELDKLSAQNFIDTATACGVKRVVYLGGLGVKNSDTSEHLLSRLETGEILSSSKTTQTLWIRAGVIIGSGSASFEIIRHLVEKLPVLITPKWVDTLAQPIAVDDVIDYLASSLYLKYDKNLIVDIGSEKMPYREMMLQTAKALGLKRYLLPVPFMSINLSSYWLNLFTPVPFKVAKALIEGLRSEVVIQNDNAQKYYPHIKPMAYVQAVQKAVDEIEQQQVISRWSDADGTMWDKAHAKQINDAVFVDRQEASIDGYDKEKVFKTITSLGGGHGWYDYDFLWEIRGVIDKILGGAGLNRGRRDICDLRLGECVDFWRVEDIEPNQRLLLFAQMKLPGQAWLEFKIIDNRLIQSAYFYPRGIWGRIYWYAMKPMHFFIFKNMIKGILNESAQRE
- a CDS encoding CHASE2 domain-containing protein — its product is MKKSTLLLGFLFTVVIYAAVFYSGVIEYYDLKIYDYTYKAAELYDKETQAPVVIIDVDEKSLAALGQWPWSRVILANLVKTIASQKPASIGFDIIFPEHDKTSPKEMLSFYDKYFSTKIKIDGLPDALMDNDKLFAQILKETKTVLPVYLSNKIHPNGRCFIPQNNILPSSSSQKYIEASYMLCNIRELQKEAFSIGFINSQRDADGIFRRTSLFIKYHDRVIPSLGLATLSSVDRLSVADDKISVLGQSFHMGKNAEVLLDFHNTKDYRVLSAVDVLSGHTDLTKLKGKFVLIGTSAVGLHDRYMISASRTIPGVFVHAALIDNIMNDTLKYQPELLKKVSFFVSMLLSFLLVYLLIERDYLKLFILFSSAIVIEYFLGVYYLDRNVYISSGYFLIPFGIYFFIVNVIVIIIDYKDRQKFIQDLVKAHSATLDNMALVAETRDTDTGAHILRTKNYIALLVDHMHTNKMCKDKLTKNFRDLMFRAAPLHDIGKVGIPDKILQKPGKLTEEEFEIMKTHTTLGKNILEHAIEGNEENEFLKIAYNIAYYHHEKWDGSGYPVGLKKEEIPLEARLMAVSDVYDALISKRCYKEGFSYEEAEKIIIEGKGTHFDPVLIDIFIEIKEKFKEIAERITE
- a CDS encoding OmpA family protein — its product is MEPIVMIAWLGILIAGMMSNPTTTVVLADNGKAENAIVVKTKKGSVVLDKPGSYVSLSSQNSAPSSVKVMTKEQIQSRFKGAIASAPLKPISVLLYFKNDSNELTDESKAKLPQILKDIKDRMPCEVNIIGHTDTKGSAEHNVVLSLERANSVKEWIQSQSVDILKLHVESYGESNLLVPTGDNVSEEKNRRVELLIR
- a CDS encoding FecR domain-containing protein codes for the protein MLRVSLLMLLFISCLFSADIAIVKKLDGEVFAKRKSEMVKLKIGDQLQVGDTLITRLHSSIGVIFHDGTIVSLGEKSVLSIDQYLFKPVEKDYKFDIDLHKGVASFESGKISELSPQSVKFKVPEGTIGIRGTKFYVEVR
- a CDS encoding Mut7-C RNAse domain-containing protein; the encoded protein is MNFHISYNNPMKFIADCHLGKIAKYLRIFGFDTLYFQSIDDDDIIEIAQKEERFLLTSDKILYQRMKHHDALYLVHAGYEEQLKEIFHHYKLFDKTKPLSRCIKCNGELEKIEKLEVIEELKAKTRKYFDTFEKCKECGRVYWHGDHYKNMLKFTEEFIKSKILKKTKKMRV